One part of the Lachnospiraceae bacterium JLR.KK002 genome encodes these proteins:
- the raiA gene encoding ribosome-associated translation inhibitor RaiA translates to MRITISGKNIDITDGLRKAIEEKLAKLERYFTPETDIIVTLSVEKERQKIEVTIPVKGNIIRSEQVSNDMYVSIDLVEEVIERQLKKYKNKIIDQQQAAGNFQQEFIEKEVEDDEEVKIIRTKRFGMKPMYPEDACVQMELLGHNFFVFQNAETEEVNVVYKRKGSTYGLIEPEF, encoded by the coding sequence ATGCGTATAACAATCAGCGGAAAAAATATCGATATCACAGACGGGCTGCGAAAAGCGATAGAAGAAAAATTAGCGAAACTGGAGCGTTATTTCACACCGGAGACAGACATCATCGTAACTCTGAGTGTGGAAAAAGAGCGGCAGAAAATCGAGGTTACCATTCCGGTAAAAGGAAATATCATCCGCTCCGAACAGGTAAGCAATGATATGTATGTATCCATAGATCTGGTGGAAGAAGTCATTGAAAGACAGTTGAAGAAATACAAGAACAAGATTATTGACCAGCAGCAGGCAGCAGGCAACTTCCAGCAGGAATTTATCGAAAAGGAAGTAGAGGACGACGAGGAAGTAAAGATTATCCGTACCAAACGGTTTGGCATGAAGCCCATGTATCCGGAAGACGCCTGCGTTCAGATGGAACTTCTGGGACATAATTTCTTCGTATTCCAGAATGCGGAAACAGAAGAAGTAAATGTAGTGTATAAACGCAAAGGGAGCACCTACGGCCTGATTGAACCGGAATTTTAG
- the fabG gene encoding 3-oxoacyl-ACP reductase FabG, protein MKSKTVFITGASRGIGRAIAEEFARGGYSLALNCKSSGEELHVFARHLSDTFQVPCLPLVGDVSDEKFVEQAFEEIQQMFGRTDILINNAGISHVGLLSDMSLEEWNRVLQTNLTSMFLCCRYAIPAMVHEKSGRILNISSVWGSVGASCEVAYSASKGGVNGFTRALAKELAPSGITVNAIACGVIDTRMNHCFSEEERQQLAEEIPAGRFGLPQEAASLAMSLVTAPSYLTGQVIALDGGWM, encoded by the coding sequence ATGAAATCAAAAACTGTTTTTATTACCGGCGCTTCCCGTGGCATAGGCCGGGCCATTGCAGAGGAATTTGCCCGCGGAGGATACTCTCTTGCTCTTAACTGTAAATCTTCCGGGGAAGAACTGCATGTATTTGCCAGGCACCTTTCGGATACCTTTCAGGTGCCCTGTCTGCCGCTGGTGGGGGACGTGAGTGATGAGAAGTTTGTGGAACAGGCTTTTGAGGAGATTCAGCAAATGTTCGGCAGGACGGATATTTTAATTAATAATGCGGGCATTTCCCATGTGGGTCTGTTGTCTGATATGAGCCTGGAGGAATGGAACCGGGTGCTCCAAACCAACCTCACATCCATGTTTTTATGCTGCAGGTATGCTATTCCTGCCATGGTACATGAAAAATCCGGCAGGATTCTGAATATTTCGTCTGTGTGGGGCAGCGTGGGGGCTTCCTGTGAGGTGGCTTATTCTGCTTCCAAAGGAGGCGTGAATGGATTTACCAGAGCGCTGGCCAAAGAACTGGCTCCCAGCGGTATCACGGTGAATGCCATTGCCTGCGGCGTGATAGATACCAGGATGAATCACTGCTTTTCAGAGGAAGAGCGGCAGCAGCTTGCAGAGGAGATTCCTGCCGGGCGTTTTGGACTTCCGCAGGAGGCAGCCAGCCTTGCCATGTCGCTGGTCACAGCGCCTTCTTATCTGACAGGGCAGGTGATTGCTCTGGACGGAGGCTGGATGTAG
- a CDS encoding helix-turn-helix transcriptional regulator has protein sequence MKLSSRLENLLEEHNLTQKKLSTELHIAPSTLNGYLRRNREPDFATLIKLANYFQVSTDYLLGVTDIRRPYNPEKFYDDNEEDLLDTYRSLGPQEQIYLIKQAHIYCNHDLSFPQKK, from the coding sequence ATGAAATTATCCAGCAGACTGGAAAATTTGTTAGAGGAGCACAATCTTACTCAGAAAAAATTATCTACGGAACTTCATATCGCACCGTCTACCCTGAACGGATACCTGAGAAGAAACAGAGAACCGGATTTTGCGACGCTGATTAAGCTGGCCAATTATTTTCAGGTGTCCACCGATTACCTTTTGGGCGTTACGGATATTCGCCGGCCATATAATCCTGAAAAATTTTATGATGATAATGAGGAGGATTTACTGGATACATACCGGTCCCTTGGACCGCAGGAGCAGATTTACCTGATTAAGCAGGCGCATATATACTGTAATCATGATCTGAGTTTCCCTCAGAAGAAATAA
- a CDS encoding transposase, whose amino-acid sequence MESADSIRFLYRHFLSKLTDKSLNAFYYACSYAKVDYSRFMNATASMALKLIPKSLETQPVFLCMDDTIVPKYGKKFEDVSKLFDHSAHNGSGYLNGHCFVSVMLCVPMWDKGKIVYQAFPLSYRMWQKEESKLKLAASMVRQAMPELQEKANVIILCDSWYTKGDLVSVVDEYPNLGLIGNARYDSVLYDLAPQPTGKRGRPAKHGKRLSAEKDFTLSDEKIGGYYIGMRRVLTNIFGTREVFAYVTATEKEGGSRRLFFSTVFPTQLQIFCAWQEKTPLNQTGSAWMDYIPLFLYSFRWKIEVSYYEQKTFWSLCSYMVRSRKGIEMLVNLINIAYCAMKLLPYQDEAFSKYRRESAQDFRFVLSERIRQEVFFATFVKKSESIIKSSALMRALKYLVQQKERYL is encoded by the coding sequence CTGGAGTCAGCGGATTCCATCCGTTTCCTTTACAGACATTTCCTGTCAAAGCTAACAGATAAATCCCTGAATGCCTTTTACTATGCCTGCTCCTATGCCAAAGTGGATTATTCCAGGTTTATGAATGCAACAGCATCTATGGCATTGAAACTAATCCCGAAATCCTTAGAGACGCAGCCCGTTTTTTTATGCATGGATGATACCATTGTTCCCAAATATGGAAAGAAATTTGAGGATGTCTCAAAACTCTTTGACCATTCCGCGCACAACGGCAGCGGCTACCTGAATGGGCACTGCTTTGTAAGTGTCATGCTCTGTGTGCCAATGTGGGATAAAGGCAAGATTGTTTACCAGGCGTTTCCGCTTTCCTACCGTATGTGGCAGAAAGAAGAGTCAAAATTAAAGCTGGCTGCTTCCATGGTACGCCAGGCCATGCCTGAATTACAGGAAAAGGCGAATGTCATTATCCTATGCGACAGCTGGTATACAAAAGGGGATCTGGTTTCTGTCGTGGATGAATACCCAAACCTTGGCCTAATCGGAAATGCAAGGTATGACTCTGTCCTTTATGACCTTGCCCCGCAGCCGACCGGAAAAAGGGGCAGGCCTGCAAAACATGGGAAACGTCTTTCGGCGGAAAAAGATTTTACACTTTCGGATGAAAAAATAGGCGGTTATTATATTGGGATGCGCCGTGTCCTTACAAATATTTTCGGCACAAGGGAAGTTTTTGCCTATGTGACAGCCACAGAGAAGGAAGGCGGTTCCAGGCGCCTGTTCTTCAGTACGGTTTTCCCCACACAGCTGCAGATTTTTTGTGCATGGCAGGAAAAGACCCCCCTGAACCAGACGGGGAGTGCATGGATGGATTACATCCCCTTGTTCCTGTACTCATTCAGATGGAAGATAGAAGTCAGCTATTACGAACAGAAAACCTTCTGGTCACTATGCAGCTATATGGTGCGCAGCCGGAAAGGGATTGAAATGCTGGTTAATCTGATCAACATAGCTTATTGTGCGATGAAACTGCTGCCATATCAGGATGAAGCATTTTCAAAGTACCGTAGGGAAAGCGCACAGGATTTCAGGTTTGTGCTCAGCGAGCGGATCAGGCAGGAGGTATTTTTTGCCACTTTCGTGAAAAAGAGCGAAAGTATAATAAAATCATCTGCCCTTATGAGAGCCTTAAAATACCTTGTTCAGCAAAAGGAGCGCTATTTATAA
- a CDS encoding helix-turn-helix transcriptional regulator, with product MDFYIRLENLIEERNLTQKQLSLDLHIASSTVNGYVNNNREPDFATLVRFAQYFNVSTDYLLGLSSEKKPSPSSLSPAEGALIHLYRSLPQERQELIVEQAKFYQNLEQKRQKASKTRSGSHS from the coding sequence ATGGATTTCTATATTCGCCTGGAAAATCTGATTGAGGAAAGAAATCTGACACAAAAGCAGTTGTCTCTGGATCTTCATATCGCATCGTCCACTGTAAATGGATATGTCAACAATAATCGGGAACCGGATTTTGCAACGCTGGTTCGTTTTGCGCAGTATTTTAATGTATCCACGGATTATCTTCTGGGTCTCAGCAGTGAAAAGAAGCCGTCGCCTTCTTCCTTAAGTCCTGCGGAAGGAGCATTGATACACCTGTACCGTTCTCTGCCACAGGAGCGGCAGGAGTTGATTGTTGAGCAGGCAAAATTTTATCAGAATCTTGAACAGAAGCGTCAGAAAGCCTCCAAAACACGTTCCGGCTCTCATTCCTGA
- a CDS encoding XRE family transcriptional regulator — protein sequence MKNPNISKVLKAYRKLNNFSVNDLVIRLEDHNLPVAPKTIYGWESGQTQPDADTLLILCKIYNIDNILGTFGYNDSMDNMFLSEEERTLILRYRDCPEMQHAVKKLLEMP from the coding sequence ATGAAAAATCCGAATATTTCCAAAGTTTTAAAGGCATATCGCAAACTAAACAATTTTTCCGTTAATGATTTGGTAATAAGGCTGGAAGACCATAATCTGCCTGTTGCCCCGAAAACGATTTATGGATGGGAAAGCGGCCAGACGCAGCCGGATGCGGATACGCTGCTGATCCTCTGTAAAATATATAATATTGATAACATTCTTGGTACTTTTGGCTATAATGATTCCATGGATAATATGTTTCTTTCCGAAGAAGAACGCACATTAATTCTGCGGTATCGTGACTGTCCGGAAATGCAACACGCAGTAAAAAAGTTATTGGAAATGCCTTAA
- a CDS encoding TnpV protein, translated as MAKSLFEEMDGKYERQGDYLIPCIALSAEEEQPIGIWGQRHLDYLKQCRKVTYTNLLTSGRLNAYLADIDRQAQERFERLIEGMKQAQGITERLKEENALEWIGRLNNIRACARGIVNEEIIFA; from the coding sequence ATGGCAAAATCATTATTTGAGGAAATGGATGGCAAATATGAAAGACAAGGTGACTATTTAATTCCATGTATAGCCTTATCCGCCGAGGAAGAACAGCCGATAGGCATATGGGGGCAACGGCATCTGGATTATCTGAAGCAGTGCCGCAAGGTTACATACACCAATCTTCTTACAAGCGGCAGGTTGAACGCTTACCTTGCCGACATCGACAGGCAGGCGCAGGAACGCTTTGAAAGGCTCATAGAGGGCATGAAACAGGCGCAGGGCATAACGGAACGCCTAAAGGAAGAAAACGCCTTAGAATGGATTGGACGACTCAATAACATAAGGGCTTGTGCGAGGGGGATTGTGAACGAGGAAATCATTTTCGCATAG
- a CDS encoding helix-turn-helix domain-containing protein, whose protein sequence is MFEYMTAQEAAEKWNVSLRWVQRLCKENRIEGAMNINRVWLIPIIAEKPIDRRKKKS, encoded by the coding sequence ATGTTTGAATATATGACAGCACAAGAAGCCGCAGAAAAATGGAACGTATCGCTTAGGTGGGTGCAGCGGCTATGCAAAGAAAATCGTATTGAAGGAGCAATGAACATCAACCGTGTCTGGCTTATACCGATAATTGCCGAGAAGCCTATTGATAGAAGAAAGAAGAAATCCTAA
- a CDS encoding DUF5131 family protein — translation MAMWNPWRGCHKHSEGCRYCYIHKGDFKRRIDTNNIAKTDNFYAPIAKNKSGAYKIKSGQTVYLCFSTDFLIGDADEWRSECWQMIRERSDLHFLFLTKRIERFMDCIPMDWNDGYDNVTVGCTVENQDRADYRLSIFNKLPVKHKNIICQPLIEEINLTDYLDNVELVVVGGESDRNARPLDYTWVLSIREQCVARKVHFEFRQCGTHFIKDGKSYTLSTRDLCSQARKANINY, via the coding sequence ATGGCAATGTGGAATCCGTGGCGTGGCTGCCACAAACATAGTGAAGGGTGTAGGTATTGTTATATTCATAAGGGCGATTTCAAGCGCAGGATTGATACAAACAATATTGCAAAGACGGATAATTTTTACGCCCCTATCGCTAAAAATAAATCGGGAGCATACAAAATTAAATCTGGGCAGACCGTATATCTCTGCTTTTCTACGGATTTTCTGATTGGGGATGCCGATGAATGGCGTTCTGAATGTTGGCAGATGATACGGGAGCGTTCAGACCTGCACTTTCTTTTTCTAACAAAGCGTATTGAACGTTTCATGGATTGTATTCCAATGGACTGGAACGATGGATATGATAATGTTACGGTTGGTTGTACGGTAGAAAATCAAGACAGGGCTGATTACAGGCTTTCCATTTTCAATAAATTGCCTGTTAAACATAAAAATATTATCTGCCAGCCGTTGATTGAGGAAATAAACCTTACAGACTATCTTGATAATGTTGAATTAGTTGTAGTTGGCGGTGAATCAGACAGAAATGCCAGACCACTTGACTATACGTGGGTGCTTTCCATACGGGAGCAATGTGTCGCCCGCAAAGTACATTTTGAGTTTCGGCAGTGTGGGACACATTTTATCAAAGACGGAAAAAGCTATACTTTATCTACCCGTGATTTATGTAGCCAAGCAAGAAAAGCGAATATCAATTACTAA
- a CDS encoding AraC family transcriptional regulator, whose amino-acid sequence MEWVERLNQSMNYIEEHLTCEIDYEQLGRIACCSTYHYQRMFTYMAGVTLAEYIRRRKMSLAAVDLQGGNAKIIDIAQKYGYRSPTAFNRAFQSFHGIAPSFVKTAGVSVKSFSPIVFRVAIKGATEMNYRIETKEAFRIIGVSAPLDKEIENNFMTVPKMWQDAAENGTIQKLAGIMDTPPMGLLGVSACNDEEQWKYFIAVSSTKASDEFEEYTVPASAWAIFSGTGTNQSIQELEQRIITEWLPTSGYEYANAPDIEVYLNPDPQNAQYEVWIPVSKKG is encoded by the coding sequence ATGGAATGGGTTGAAAGATTAAACCAAAGCATGAATTATATTGAAGAACATTTGACGTGCGAAATTGATTATGAACAACTTGGGCGGATTGCCTGCTGCTCTACCTATCATTATCAGAGAATGTTTACTTATATGGCGGGTGTCACTCTGGCAGAGTATATCCGAAGAAGAAAAATGTCGTTAGCGGCGGTGGACTTGCAAGGTGGGAATGCAAAGATTATTGATATTGCACAGAAGTACGGCTACCGTTCTCCGACTGCATTTAACAGGGCGTTCCAGTCTTTTCATGGGATAGCCCCTTCATTCGTTAAGACTGCGGGAGTATCTGTGAAATCTTTTTCCCCCATTGTGTTTAGAGTTGCTATAAAAGGAGCAACAGAAATGAATTATAGAATTGAAACAAAAGAAGCCTTCCGCATTATTGGCGTATCTGCACCGCTTGACAAGGAAATTGAAAATAACTTTATGACTGTGCCTAAGATGTGGCAGGACGCCGCCGAAAATGGAACAATACAGAAATTGGCAGGAATAATGGATACGCCGCCAATGGGACTTTTGGGTGTGAGCGCCTGCAATGATGAAGAACAATGGAAATATTTTATTGCCGTTTCCAGTACAAAAGCAAGCGATGAGTTTGAAGAATATACCGTGCCTGCGTCTGCTTGGGCAATCTTTTCTGGAACAGGTACAAACCAGTCCATACAGGAATTGGAGCAGCGTATTATAACCGAGTGGCTTCCGACCTCTGGATATGAGTATGCCAACGCCCCCGATATTGAGGTTTACTTAAATCCAGACCCACAGAACGCACAGTATGAGGTATGGATACCCGTATCAAAAAAGGGATAA
- a CDS encoding cysteine-rich KTR domain-containing protein yields the protein MSKQDAITDWVHCPLCGNKTRDRIREDTVLKNYPLYCPKCKQETLIEAKNLQITVITEPDA from the coding sequence ATGAGTAAGCAGGATGCTATTACAGACTGGGTGCATTGCCCTCTTTGCGGAAATAAGACCCGTGACAGAATTAGGGAAGATACCGTTTTAAAAAACTACCCACTCTACTGTCCGAAATGCAAGCAGGAAACATTGATTGAAGCAAAAAATTTACAAATAACAGTCATCACAGAGCCAGACGCTTAA
- the uvrB gene encoding excinuclease ABC subunit UvrB: MPDKRGNSQSADSGQLLAHESNPKGGCAFKLQAPYKPTGDQPQAIAELVKGFKEGNQFQTLLGVTGSGKTFTMANVIQELQKPTLVIAHNKTLAAQLYGEFKEMFPENAVEYFVSYYDYYQPEAYVPSSDTYIAKDSSVNEEIDKLRLSATASLIERKDVIIISSVSCIYGLGEPENFEKMMVSLRPGMSKDRDEVIRRLIDTQYTRNDMDFHRGTFRVRGDVVEIFPANRGETAVRVEFFGDEIDRITEIDVLTGEIKNSLEHISIFPASHYVVPQEQINKAAVAIEQELEERVKYFKGEDKLLEAQRIAERTNFDIEMLRETGFCSGIENYSRHLAGAPEGVPPNTLMDYFPEEFLIIVDESHITIPQVRGMYAGDQSRKTTLVDYGFRLPSAKDNRPLNFEEFESKIDQMLFVSATPNVYEKEHELLRAEQIIRPTGLLDPEIDVRPVEGQIDDLIGEVNKEIGKKNKVLITTLTKKMAEDLTDYMREVGIRVKYLHSDIDTLERAEIIRDLRLDVFDVLVGINLLREGLDIPEITLVAILDADKEGFLRSETSLIQTIGRAARNSEGHVIMYADSITDSMRVAIDETNRRRGIQQAYNKEHGITPATIRKSVRDLISISKKVAKEEYRFRKDPESMSKKELEKLIGEIQKKMQTAAAELNFEAAAELRDKMIELKKNLRDM, from the coding sequence ATGCCAGATAAAAGAGGTAATTCGCAATCCGCTGACAGCGGTCAGCTACTTGCTCATGAAAGCAACCCAAAAGGCGGGTGTGCTTTCAAATTACAAGCCCCCTACAAGCCCACAGGCGACCAGCCGCAGGCCATCGCCGAGCTGGTCAAAGGCTTCAAGGAGGGCAACCAATTCCAGACTTTACTGGGGGTTACGGGTTCCGGCAAGACATTTACGATGGCGAATGTCATTCAGGAATTGCAGAAACCGACGCTGGTCATCGCCCACAACAAGACGCTTGCGGCGCAGCTATACGGAGAATTCAAGGAGATGTTCCCTGAGAATGCAGTGGAGTATTTTGTGTCCTACTACGATTATTACCAGCCGGAAGCCTACGTGCCTTCTTCTGACACCTATATTGCCAAGGATTCCTCCGTCAATGAGGAAATCGACAAGCTCAGGCTCTCAGCCACAGCTTCGCTGATTGAGCGTAAAGATGTGATTATTATTTCCAGCGTATCCTGTATCTATGGACTGGGCGAGCCGGAGAATTTTGAGAAAATGATGGTATCCCTGCGTCCGGGCATGAGCAAGGACAGAGATGAGGTAATTCGGAGGCTGATTGATACCCAGTATACCCGAAATGATATGGATTTTCACCGGGGAACCTTCCGGGTACGGGGAGATGTGGTGGAAATCTTTCCGGCCAACCGCGGAGAAACTGCTGTTCGAGTGGAGTTCTTTGGGGATGAAATTGACCGGATTACGGAAATAGATGTGCTGACAGGGGAGATTAAGAACAGCCTGGAGCATATCAGCATCTTTCCGGCCTCCCATTATGTGGTGCCTCAGGAGCAGATTAATAAAGCTGCTGTGGCCATAGAGCAGGAACTGGAAGAACGGGTAAAATATTTCAAAGGGGAGGACAAGCTGCTGGAGGCCCAGCGCATTGCAGAACGCACCAATTTTGATATTGAAATGCTGCGGGAAACAGGATTCTGCAGCGGCATTGAGAATTATTCCAGGCATCTGGCAGGGGCTCCGGAAGGGGTTCCCCCCAATACGCTGATGGACTATTTTCCGGAGGAATTCCTGATTATTGTGGACGAGTCCCATATCACCATTCCGCAGGTACGGGGGATGTATGCCGGAGACCAGTCCCGGAAGACCACGTTGGTGGACTATGGATTCCGGCTGCCCTCGGCGAAGGATAACCGTCCTTTGAACTTTGAAGAATTTGAGAGCAAGATAGACCAGATGCTGTTTGTGTCCGCCACACCCAACGTTTATGAAAAGGAACATGAACTGCTGCGGGCAGAGCAGATTATCCGTCCTACCGGGCTGCTGGACCCTGAGATTGACGTGCGGCCGGTGGAAGGACAGATTGACGATTTGATTGGCGAAGTCAACAAAGAGATTGGGAAAAAGAACAAAGTCCTGATTACCACCCTTACCAAGAAGATGGCGGAAGATTTGACTGACTATATGCGGGAAGTGGGAATTCGGGTGAAATATCTTCACTCTGATATCGACACCCTGGAACGGGCAGAGATTATCCGGGATTTGCGCCTGGATGTATTTGATGTGCTGGTAGGCATCAATCTGCTGCGGGAGGGACTGGATATTCCTGAGATTACGCTGGTGGCGATTTTAGATGCGGATAAAGAAGGCTTCTTAAGGTCAGAAACGTCTCTGATTCAGACCATTGGACGTGCAGCCAGGAATTCCGAGGGGCATGTTATTATGTATGCAGACAGCATTACCGATTCCATGCGTGTTGCCATAGATGAGACGAACCGAAGAAGGGGCATTCAGCAGGCGTATAATAAGGAGCACGGAATTACCCCGGCAACCATACGCAAGTCTGTACGTGATTTAATCAGTATATCCAAAAAGGTGGCAAAAGAGGAATATCGGTTCCGGAAAGACCCGGAATCCATGAGCAAAAAAGAACTGGAGAAACTGATTGGAGAAATCCAGAAGAAAATGCAGACGGCAGCGGCCGAGCTGAATTTCGAAGCGGCGGCCGAACTGCGTGACAAGATGATAGAACTGAAAAAGAATCTGCGGGATATGTAG